TTTGCTTCTGATTTGAGGACGGGAGCAAACGTAAGCCCAACGAAGAGACCAATCGCCTGCGATTTTGTGGGGTGTTAGCTGGGTGGGTCTTCGTTGCCTATTTGCGTGCGCGTCTTTTGGGGGACGTTGTTTTTTTCGGTGTACGCGCGGTTCGAGCTTAGCGTGATTGGGAGGTGCTTTTGGTAGAGATCGCCTGGCGGAACGAAAGACCTGTAGTGAGAAGAGGTTGCGTCGATTCTTGCCCGCAGTCGAGCTGGTGCCTACAAAAAAAGTGTGCGATCCAGTCCACTACGATTCAAAAAACGAAACGGTCCAGTCCTGTGCCGTCCGCGCGAATCGGGGTCGTTCGTGCTTCGGCATTCGTCATTTTTTTCGCAGCGATTGCCCTATATGGAGGATAGAATCGCAGTTATCCTAAAGACAGGGGCTCAGAAACAGCCGCTCACCCAACCTCCCCTCCCCCTTTCCCACCTCCGTGCCCATGTTCTTGCGCGCCCACAGCGTTACCCTACTCTCCTTCCTGCTAGCGGTCGTTGCGATTTCCTCAGTTTCGGCCTTGGAGCCAGAAGCGGCCGACCATTTCGAAACCAAGATTCGGCCTCTGCTGGAGACCCACTGCGCCGCGTGTCACGATCCCGACGATCCCGACAACCACATTCGCTTTCTCCAGGCGAAAACGGCGCCGCAGATTCAACACTTGCGCAGCAGTTGGGGCAGCGTCGCAGCCCAGTTGCGCAACCGAACGATGCCGCCGTCCGACGAAGAGCAGCCGAGCGAACAGGAGCGGCTCGCCCTGGCCAACTGGATCGACGATCACTTGCGGGCGACTGCCTGCGAGCTTGGTCCGTATGCCGGCCAGGTGACAACCCGCCGGCTGAACCGCTTGGAGTACGAGAACACCATCCGCGACCTGGTTGGCCCGCAGCTGGGTTATGCCGACAGCTTTCCGACCGATGGCGGCGGCGGCGAAGGTTTCAACAACAACGGCGAGACCCTATTCTTGCCGCCGATGTTGATGGAACGGTACGTCGAAGCGGCCCAGGAGATTCTGGACTCAGCAATCCTAACGCCCCCCTTGCGAGAAGAGTTTGCCAGCGATCAGTTGCTGCCTGCCGAACCGGCGAAAGCGGGAAAGCCGCGGATCCTGAAACCGGGCGCCGATCTCTCGGCCGGCCCAATCATCTACGTCAGCGGCGACTATGAGATTGCCGCCGAAGTGCGGAATCCAACAGGCCAAGAAGTAACGCTCGCCCTGAAGCTAGATGGTCTGCCGGCCGATCGCTTTACGCTGAAGTCCAACCAAGACCTGCAAACGCTGCAGACGAAGGTCCGCCTGGGACGTGGATTTCATGCGATTGGCATTCACAATCCCAAGCATCAATCCAGCGTCGAAGTCACCCGGCTGGTCATCCGTGAAGTTGGCATCAAGCGCCCCAAGCAGGCGCAGCAGTTTCACGATCGAATTTTTGAGGCGACCGACGGCAAGTACGAAAAAAACGCAAAAGCGGCCGAAGCGTTGATTCGCCGTTTCGCGACGCACGCGTTTCGCCGCCCGGTCGAGCAAGCCGAACTGGCGCCCTACCTCGCGCTGTTCGATCGCGCCGCCAAACGCAACGACCCGTACGAAGAATGCGTCAAGCTGGCGCTAAAAGGGATTCTCGTCTCTCCCCAGTTTTTGTTCCGGATCGAAGAGCGGCCGGCATCGTCGGAACTCGAGCCAATTGACGACTACGAGCTGGCGACGCGTCTGTCGTACTTCCTGTGGTCAAGCATGCCCGATGAGCGACTGTTCGACCTGGCGAAGGCCAACAAGCTGCACGAAACGCCGGTCCTGCAGGCCGAAGTCCAGCGCATGCTGCAAGATCCGAAGGCGGAAATCTTTTTCGAGACCTTTACCGGTCAGTGGCTGGGGACTAAGGAAGTTGGCGGCAGCATCGCGCCCATCAATGGCAACTTCAAAGAAGTCTACTCCAACGAACTGGCGGCCGACTTTCGGGCCGAGGCGATTCAGCTGACCGCCTACATCGTTCGTGAGAACCGGCCGATCCTAGAGTTCCTTGACGCCGACTACTGCTTCCTCAACGAACGTTTGGCGAAGCATTACAAGCTGCCGGCCGTCAAAGGACGTGAGCTGCGTAAAGTGGAAGTCAGCAACGGCCAGCGCGGCGGTTTGCTGGGGCTAGGCGGCGTGCACATGTTGACCTCTTACCCGCAGCGAACCAGTCCCGTGCTTCGCGGCGCGTGGGTGCTGGAGACGCTGCTTGGCACGCCGGTTCCCAGTCCGCCGGCCGACGTCCCGGCGCTGCCGACGAAAGTCAGCACGAAGAAAGACGCGAAGACTTTCCGTGAACAGCTTGAAAAGCATCGCGATAACCCGTCGTGCGCCGCCTGTCACGATCTGATTGACCCAATCGGCTTTGGCCTCGACAACTATGACCTGTTCGGCCAATGGCGCGAAACTACCGAGAACGGCAAGCCGGTCGACGCCTCGGGACTGATGCCGTCGGGCGAAAAGTTCGCTGGGCCCAGCGAGCTGAAGAAGATTCTGCTCGATCGGAAGCAGGAATTCACTCGTCAGCTGAGCCGAAAAGTCTTAGGTTATGCGTTAGGGCGCAGTCTGGAAGATCCCGACAGCTGCACCATCGAGTCGCTCGTCACGTCGCTGGAAGAAAACGACTACCGAATGCAGACGTTGATCGAGCAGATCGTGCTGAGCACGCCCTTCCGCTATCGCCAGCAGACCGCCGCGATGACCGCTGCCCCGATGCCCGCCCACTAAGCTCACCTTTTTGGGCTCACCTTTTTGGGCTCACCCATTAGGCCTTCCAATCCACTTTGAGGAGAACCTCATGCCACGACCGATTTCGCGCAGGACGCTGCTTCAAGGTACCGGCGCCGCTCTCGCTTTGCCGTGGCTGGAAGCGATGAGCGGACGCAGCTATGGCGCCGAGACGCTCAGCAAACCGCCGAAGCGGGTTGCGTTTCTGTTCGTCCCCAATGGCGTGCGGTCCGACCAGTGGAACCCGGCCAAGACCAAGGACGGCAGTTTTGAGCTGACGCCAATGCTCGAGCCGCTCAAAGAAGTTAAAGAAGAGCTCACCATCCTCGAGAACCTTTGGCACAAGCAAACGGTCGGCCGTAACGGGCACTGGCCGAAGGTGCCGGCCTGGCTATCGGGCGGGTTTGTCGAGCGAACCTCGGGCCGCGACATCAACACCGGCGGGATCTCGGTCGACCAGGTCTTGGCCGCCAAGATTGGCGACCGCACGCCGCTGCCGTCGCTCGAACTGGGGGTCGACGCCGCCTATTCCGGCGTTGATAACGTCGGCGGAGGATTTACCCGCATCTATGGATCGCACATCGCGTGGCGCGATCCGCACACGCCGGTCCCCAAAGAGATCGTGCCGCGACTGGCGTTCGACCGGTTGTTCCGCACCACCTCGGCCGGGCCGGTCGTCTCTGGCTTCAATCCCAACCAGAAAGCGGTCGCCGACTCGCTGGCCCGTGATGACGCCAGCGTGCTTGATTTGGTCTTGTCCGACGCCAAAGATCTTCGCCGCAAAGTGGGCGAGGCCGATCAGGCGAAGCTGGACGAGTATCTCGAATCGGTTCGCAGCGTCGAAAAGCGAATCGAAACGGCGCTCAAACCGCAAAAGCGGTGGATCAACGATGGCCGCTTCGACTTGCCCCGTCCTGGACCAGGCGTTCCGGAAAGCCACCCAGAGCATGTCCGCTTGATGCTGGACATCATGGTCTTGGCGTTCTGGACCGATACCACCCGGATCTCGACTTTCATGTTGGGGAACGCCCAGACGGGGCGAAACTTCAGCTTTTTGGATGGCGTCCGGGGATCGTTCCACGGTCTGTCGCATCACCGCAACGAAGAGAAAGAGCGGCAGCAGTACGAAAAAATCGTGCTGTGGCACCTGACGCAATACGCTTACCTGCTCGACAAGATGCGGGGGCTCGACGAAGGAGGCCGTTCGCTGCTGGACAACAGCCTGGTGATGTACGGCTCGAGCATCAAAGATGGCAACACCCACCAGGAAGAAGACCTGCCGCTGCTGCTGGCCGGCCAAGGGGGCGGAACCTTCAAGACCAACCGCCGTATCACCGCCGACAAGAAAACGCCGCTCTGCAACATGTACGTTTCGCTGCTGCACCACATGGGGGTCGAGGCCGAAAGCTTCGGCGACAGCACCGGGCCGCTCAAAGGCTGGAGCTAACTGGACGTCGATTCTGCCCGGCAAACTCGTTATGATCCCGCGATTTTCGCCTTTTTCAGGGTGGCGCCGCCGCAACTCTTGGGGGGAAGGTGGGTCGTGATTGCCCGAAAGCGAGTTCTTGTCTATCCTTCTAGGAAGTCATTTCTTTCACCAGCACTTGCCAGAGTCAATAGACCACTCCCATGGGACGAAGTTTCGAGAACCGGAAGCACTCGATCGCCAAGACGGCTGCTCAGAAGACCAAGCTCTACTCCAAGTTCGGCAAAATGATCTACGTCGCCGCCAAGAACGGCGTCCCCGATCCCGAGTCGAACCCGACGCTGAAGGCCATCATGGAAAAGGCCAAACGAGAGCAGGTTCCGGCCCATGTGATCGACAAAGCGATCGAAAAGGCGAAAGGCTCCGGCGGCGAGGACTACTCAGAATCGCGGTACGAAGGTTACGGCCCCGGCGGGTGCTCGGTGATCGTCGACTGCCTGACCGACAACCCCAACCGCACCATCACCGACGTCCGCAACTGCTTCACCAAGACAGGCTCGAAGCTGGGCAACTCCGGTTCGGTCTCCCACCTGTTCGACCATCTGGCGGTCTTCTCCTTCAAAGGTGGCGACCAAGACCAGGTGCTCGAAGCTTGCCTGGAAGCGGACGTCAATGTCGAGGACGTCGAAGAAGAGAATGGCCAGCTAACCGTCTTCGCCGCGGCCAGCGACTATTTCAAGACGAAACAAGCGCTGCAGGAAACCTTGCCCGAAGTCGAGTTCGAGGTTCAGGAAATCACCTTCCTGCCGCAGACCGATACCGAACTGACCGGCGACGACGCCAAGACGTTCGAGAAGTTCATGGACCTGCTGCACGACTGCGACGACGTGCAGAACGTCT
The genomic region above belongs to Blastopirellula retiformator and contains:
- a CDS encoding YebC/PmpR family DNA-binding transcriptional regulator, which translates into the protein MGRSFENRKHSIAKTAAQKTKLYSKFGKMIYVAAKNGVPDPESNPTLKAIMEKAKREQVPAHVIDKAIEKAKGSGGEDYSESRYEGYGPGGCSVIVDCLTDNPNRTITDVRNCFTKTGSKLGNSGSVSHLFDHLAVFSFKGGDQDQVLEACLEADVNVEDVEEENGQLTVFAAASDYFKTKQALQETLPEVEFEVQEITFLPQTDTELTGDDAKTFEKFMDLLHDCDDVQNVYHNAKLPETEEE
- a CDS encoding DUF1592 domain-containing protein — encoded protein: MFLRAHSVTLLSFLLAVVAISSVSALEPEAADHFETKIRPLLETHCAACHDPDDPDNHIRFLQAKTAPQIQHLRSSWGSVAAQLRNRTMPPSDEEQPSEQERLALANWIDDHLRATACELGPYAGQVTTRRLNRLEYENTIRDLVGPQLGYADSFPTDGGGGEGFNNNGETLFLPPMLMERYVEAAQEILDSAILTPPLREEFASDQLLPAEPAKAGKPRILKPGADLSAGPIIYVSGDYEIAAEVRNPTGQEVTLALKLDGLPADRFTLKSNQDLQTLQTKVRLGRGFHAIGIHNPKHQSSVEVTRLVIREVGIKRPKQAQQFHDRIFEATDGKYEKNAKAAEALIRRFATHAFRRPVEQAELAPYLALFDRAAKRNDPYEECVKLALKGILVSPQFLFRIEERPASSELEPIDDYELATRLSYFLWSSMPDERLFDLAKANKLHETPVLQAEVQRMLQDPKAEIFFETFTGQWLGTKEVGGSIAPINGNFKEVYSNELAADFRAEAIQLTAYIVRENRPILEFLDADYCFLNERLAKHYKLPAVKGRELRKVEVSNGQRGGLLGLGGVHMLTSYPQRTSPVLRGAWVLETLLGTPVPSPPADVPALPTKVSTKKDAKTFREQLEKHRDNPSCAACHDLIDPIGFGLDNYDLFGQWRETTENGKPVDASGLMPSGEKFAGPSELKKILLDRKQEFTRQLSRKVLGYALGRSLEDPDSCTIESLVTSLEENDYRMQTLIEQIVLSTPFRYRQQTAAMTAAPMPAH
- a CDS encoding DUF1552 domain-containing protein, translating into MPRPISRRTLLQGTGAALALPWLEAMSGRSYGAETLSKPPKRVAFLFVPNGVRSDQWNPAKTKDGSFELTPMLEPLKEVKEELTILENLWHKQTVGRNGHWPKVPAWLSGGFVERTSGRDINTGGISVDQVLAAKIGDRTPLPSLELGVDAAYSGVDNVGGGFTRIYGSHIAWRDPHTPVPKEIVPRLAFDRLFRTTSAGPVVSGFNPNQKAVADSLARDDASVLDLVLSDAKDLRRKVGEADQAKLDEYLESVRSVEKRIETALKPQKRWINDGRFDLPRPGPGVPESHPEHVRLMLDIMVLAFWTDTTRISTFMLGNAQTGRNFSFLDGVRGSFHGLSHHRNEEKERQQYEKIVLWHLTQYAYLLDKMRGLDEGGRSLLDNSLVMYGSSIKDGNTHQEEDLPLLLAGQGGGTFKTNRRITADKKTPLCNMYVSLLHHMGVEAESFGDSTGPLKGWS